From Streptomyces asiaticus, one genomic window encodes:
- a CDS encoding helix-turn-helix domain-containing protein translates to MPPRSVPTARQVRLGTELRRMREGAGLSIQEAADRLGINRTHITNLELARFGVSEERVRALAAIYACPDSAYVDALVAMARERKGGWWEEYRGYIATGGLDLAELEYYATSLRVLEIMHMPGLLQTEEYARAVLGSTVPQWSATDLRRRLSHRMKRRDILDRDDPPPCTFIIHEAALRMRFGTDRVLRAQLDSLLESSERKNVTVRVLTFEAGGFHVPGLSVTYALGAVPQLDTAQLDAAHGPVFLDAQSQLVNHRGVLDRTTEAALSEKESRDFIRDIAQQT, encoded by the coding sequence ATGCCACCCCGGAGCGTCCCGACCGCGCGTCAAGTCAGGCTCGGCACAGAACTCAGAAGGATGCGCGAAGGCGCGGGGCTCAGCATTCAGGAGGCCGCCGACCGGCTGGGCATCAACCGCACCCACATCACCAACCTGGAGCTCGCGCGGTTCGGCGTGAGCGAGGAGCGGGTCCGGGCCCTCGCCGCCATCTACGCCTGCCCGGACAGCGCGTACGTCGACGCGCTCGTCGCCATGGCCCGGGAGCGCAAGGGCGGCTGGTGGGAGGAGTACCGGGGTTATATCGCCACCGGTGGGCTCGACCTGGCCGAGTTGGAGTACTACGCCACGAGCCTGCGCGTGCTGGAAATCATGCACATGCCCGGCCTGTTGCAGACAGAGGAGTACGCGCGGGCGGTGCTCGGCTCCACCGTCCCGCAGTGGTCCGCCACGGACCTCAGACGCAGGCTCTCCCACCGCATGAAGCGCCGCGACATCCTGGACCGGGACGACCCGCCGCCGTGCACCTTCATCATTCACGAGGCGGCGCTGCGCATGCGGTTCGGTACCGACCGCGTGCTGCGCGCGCAGCTGGACAGCCTGCTGGAGTCCTCCGAGCGGAAGAACGTCACCGTGCGCGTACTGACCTTCGAGGCCGGAGGGTTCCATGTGCCCGGGCTCTCGGTCACCTATGCCCTGGGGGCGGTGCCCCAGCTGGACACCGCGCAGCTCGACGCCGCCCACGGCCCGGTCTTCCTGGACGCGCAGTCCCAGCTCGTCAACCATCGTGGAGTCCTGGACCGCACCACCGAGGCGGCCCTCTCCGAGAAGGAGTCACGTGATTTCATTCGTGACATCGCTCAACAGACATGA
- the groES gene encoding co-chaperone GroES: MTTTSSKVAIKPLEDRIVVQPLDAEQTTASGLVIPDTAKEKPQEGVVLAVGPGRFEDGKRLPLDVSVGDVVLYSKYGGTEVKYSGEEYLVLSARDVLAIVEK, translated from the coding sequence GTGACGACCACCAGCTCCAAGGTTGCCATCAAGCCGCTCGAGGACCGCATTGTGGTCCAGCCGCTCGACGCCGAGCAGACCACGGCTTCAGGCCTGGTCATTCCGGACACCGCCAAGGAAAAGCCCCAGGAGGGCGTCGTCCTGGCTGTGGGCCCGGGCCGCTTCGAGGACGGCAAGCGCCTTCCGCTCGACGTCTCCGTCGGTGACGTCGTGCTCTACAGCAAGTACGGCGGCACCGAGGTGAAGTACAGCGGCGAGGAGTACCTCGTCCTCTCGGCTCGCGACGTCCTCGCGATCGTCGAGAAGTAA
- a CDS encoding alpha/beta fold hydrolase, translated as MAPVIPGFDYRRVPVADGVSLNVAVAGSGSPVVLLHGFPQTHLMWRHVAADLAADHTVICPDLRGYGASDKPSANAGTDADPAAYAKRTMAADIVALARALGHERFALAGHDRGALVAFRAGLDHPATITHLACLDVLPTLDMWDVLHGTTAAVGFHLFLMAQPPGLPERMIAACSDDFFGHFLDLWAGDPRAIPAEVRTAYLDACRAAVPSIVADYRASAGVDVDHDRADRDGGRRLTMPLTVIQQDWGAALGYDAAALWRAWADDLDHRTVGYGHFMAEEAPADIAKALRELLTR; from the coding sequence ATGGCCCCTGTCATTCCCGGCTTCGACTACCGCCGCGTCCCCGTCGCCGACGGCGTGTCCCTGAACGTGGCCGTCGCGGGCTCGGGCAGCCCCGTCGTCCTGCTGCACGGCTTCCCGCAGACCCACCTCATGTGGCGGCACGTGGCCGCCGACCTCGCGGCCGATCACACCGTGATCTGCCCCGACCTGCGCGGCTACGGCGCCAGCGACAAACCGTCCGCCAATGCCGGCACCGACGCCGACCCCGCCGCCTACGCCAAGCGCACCATGGCCGCCGACATCGTCGCCCTGGCCCGCGCCCTCGGGCATGAGCGCTTCGCGCTCGCCGGTCATGACCGCGGCGCCCTGGTCGCCTTCCGGGCGGGCCTCGACCACCCCGCGACGATCACCCATCTCGCCTGCCTGGACGTGCTGCCGACCCTCGACATGTGGGACGTACTGCACGGCACCACCGCCGCCGTCGGCTTCCACCTCTTTCTGATGGCCCAGCCCCCGGGGCTGCCCGAGCGGATGATCGCCGCCTGCTCCGACGACTTCTTCGGCCACTTCCTCGACCTGTGGGCGGGCGACCCGCGGGCCATCCCCGCCGAGGTCCGTACCGCCTATCTGGACGCCTGCCGCGCCGCGGTGCCGTCGATCGTGGCCGACTACCGCGCCTCCGCCGGTGTCGATGTCGACCACGACCGGGCCGACCGGGACGGCGGACGCCGGCTGACGATGCCGCTCACCGTCATCCAGCAGGACTGGGGCGCGGCCCTCGGCTATGACGCGGCGGCGCTGTGGCGCGCCTGGGCCGACGACCTGGATCACCGCACCGTCGGCTACGGCCACTTCATGGCCGAGGAGGCACCCGCCGACATCGCCAAGGCGCTGCGGGAGCTCCTCACCCGCTAG
- a CDS encoding DUF397 domain-containing protein produces the protein MTEVNWQKSSYSSAGDGNSCIELAFIGTTVALRESDEPRTVLTTSPARLGALLQSIKAGALDHLAAVPGT, from the coding sequence ATGACCGAGGTCAACTGGCAGAAATCCTCCTATTCCAGCGCGGGGGACGGGAACTCCTGCATAGAGCTCGCCTTCATAGGCACCACCGTCGCCCTCCGTGAGAGCGACGAACCCCGTACGGTCCTCACCACGAGCCCCGCGAGGCTGGGAGCCCTGCTCCAGTCGATCAAGGCGGGCGCGCTCGATCACCTCGCGGCGGTGCCGGGGACGTAA
- a CDS encoding AfsR/SARP family transcriptional regulator — protein MRVGFGVLGPVVAWDADTDGRAIALKGPRHRAVLARLIVARRRVVPVSRLIEDLWAEPPPGAVGAVRTFVAALRRALEPQRPPRTPARLLVTEGPGYALRADPDAVDAWRFEQDVSAAATLPPDGALPRLEEALSRWRGPAYAEFADEGWARGERSRLAELRLHAVERQAEARLALGRAAEAVPDLEAHLAEHPWREGAWRALALALYRTGRQGDALAVLRRARTLLVEQLGVDPGPELRRLETDILGQAPHLDPTATRGGAAAQVWADTTAAYDRTVASGARTRLESTAALLRDLSMTGGGGLLTARRQRVAAVAAAEELGDPELTARVIGAYDVPAIWTRLDDPQQAASIVAAAERTLAALAADFGAPDDEVPDLEPPGRREPGRQAPGEGSSPGEGSSPGEGPSGHEASGHETTGHGASGHGASGPGATGRAVPGYEGLGHEAPDHEAPDHEATAHVPPGQGASRRGAFGHGAAGHAVAGHGAPERPVADHWASGREAVGRGSSAPGGDDRGAPGHRTFGRGTADGAATRHDAIRARLLATIAVESRGGRYERGRWAARQAEEIARRLDDPGLLAFALNGVFMQSFERAGLAPRRDATGTELIALAARHGLVAFEVLGHLIRLQARGAFGDFAAADRHAAAAERLGERHERPLVGVFTAWYRALRLAATGRADEAAVEAAYRDAAARLDGAGMPGLERGLLPLALLCLRVERGRPAPTDAALDWGPYAPWARPLVLLARDRHAEAAAALRAVPEPPRDLLLEALWCLTGRAAIAVGDQETIARAHAALAPAAAELAGAGSGLLTVGPVSRHLTDLAEALR, from the coding sequence ATGCGGGTCGGTTTCGGGGTGCTGGGGCCGGTGGTGGCCTGGGACGCGGACACCGACGGGCGCGCGATCGCGCTCAAGGGGCCACGGCACCGCGCGGTGCTGGCCCGGCTGATCGTCGCCCGTCGCCGCGTCGTACCCGTCTCCCGGCTGATCGAGGACCTGTGGGCGGAACCGCCGCCCGGAGCGGTGGGCGCGGTGCGTACGTTCGTGGCCGCGCTGCGCCGCGCGCTGGAGCCGCAGCGCCCGCCGCGCACCCCGGCCCGGCTGCTGGTCACCGAGGGCCCCGGGTACGCGCTGCGGGCCGACCCGGACGCGGTGGACGCCTGGCGCTTCGAACAGGACGTGTCCGCCGCCGCGACCCTGCCGCCGGACGGCGCGCTGCCCCGGCTGGAGGAGGCGCTGAGCCGGTGGCGCGGGCCCGCGTACGCGGAGTTCGCCGACGAGGGCTGGGCCCGGGGCGAGCGCTCCCGGCTGGCGGAGCTGCGGCTGCACGCCGTCGAGCGGCAGGCGGAGGCCCGGCTGGCGCTGGGCCGGGCCGCCGAGGCGGTGCCGGACCTGGAGGCGCACCTGGCCGAGCACCCCTGGCGCGAGGGCGCCTGGCGGGCACTGGCCCTCGCGCTGTACCGCACCGGCCGCCAGGGCGACGCGCTGGCGGTACTGCGCCGGGCCCGCACGCTGCTGGTCGAGCAACTGGGCGTGGACCCCGGCCCGGAGCTGCGCCGCCTGGAGACGGACATCCTCGGCCAGGCGCCCCACCTCGACCCCACCGCGACGCGGGGCGGCGCGGCGGCCCAGGTGTGGGCGGACACGACCGCCGCGTACGACCGCACCGTGGCCTCCGGCGCCCGGACCCGGCTCGAGTCGACGGCCGCCCTGCTCCGCGACCTCTCGATGACCGGTGGCGGCGGCCTGCTGACGGCCCGCCGACAACGCGTGGCGGCCGTCGCGGCCGCGGAAGAACTGGGCGACCCCGAACTGACCGCCCGAGTCATCGGCGCCTACGACGTCCCCGCGATCTGGACCCGCCTGGACGACCCGCAACAGGCGGCATCGATCGTGGCCGCGGCCGAACGCACGCTGGCCGCGCTCGCGGCCGATTTCGGGGCGCCCGATGACGAGGTCCCTGACCTTGAGCCCCCCGGCCGCAGGGAGCCCGGCCGCCAGGCCCCCGGCGAGGGGTCCTCCCCCGGCGAGGGGTCCTCCCCCGGCGAGGGGCCCTCCGGGCACGAGGCATCGGGTCACGAGACAACCGGGCACGGGGCGTCCGGGCACGGGGCGTCCGGCCCCGGCGCGACCGGGCGTGCGGTGCCCGGATACGAGGGCCTCGGCCACGAGGCACCTGACCACGAGGCACCTGACCACGAGGCAACCGCTCATGTGCCCCCTGGCCAGGGGGCATCCCGCCGCGGTGCCTTCGGCCACGGCGCGGCCGGGCACGCCGTGGCCGGGCACGGGGCGCCCGAACGTCCTGTGGCCGACCACTGGGCCTCCGGCCGCGAGGCCGTCGGGCGCGGGAGTTCCGCTCCCGGAGGAGACGACCGTGGCGCGCCCGGCCACAGGACGTTCGGGCGCGGGACGGCGGACGGCGCGGCCACGCGTCATGACGCGATTCGTGCCCGGCTGTTGGCGACGATCGCCGTGGAGTCGCGGGGTGGACGGTACGAGCGGGGGCGGTGGGCGGCTCGGCAGGCTGAGGAGATCGCTCGGCGGCTGGACGATCCCGGGCTGCTGGCGTTCGCGCTGAACGGCGTCTTCATGCAGAGCTTCGAACGCGCGGGGCTGGCGCCGCGCCGGGACGCCACCGGGACCGAGCTGATCGCCCTCGCGGCGCGGCACGGGCTGGTCGCCTTCGAGGTGCTCGGCCATCTCATCCGGCTCCAGGCCCGCGGCGCGTTCGGCGACTTCGCGGCGGCCGACCGGCACGCGGCCGCCGCCGAGCGTCTGGGCGAGCGCCATGAGCGGCCGTTGGTGGGGGTGTTCACCGCGTGGTACCGGGCGCTGCGGCTGGCCGCGACGGGACGGGCGGACGAGGCCGCGGTCGAGGCGGCCTACCGGGACGCCGCCGCGCGGCTGGACGGCGCCGGGATGCCCGGCCTGGAGCGCGGTCTGCTGCCGCTCGCGCTGCTCTGTCTGCGCGTGGAGCGGGGGCGCCCCGCCCCGACCGACGCGGCCCTCGACTGGGGGCCGTACGCGCCCTGGGCCCGTCCGCTGGTGCTGCTCGCCCGGGACCGCCACGCCGAGGCCGCGGCGGCGCTGCGCGCGGTCCCGGAGCCGCCCCGCGATCTGCTGCTGGAGGCCCTGTGGTGTCTCACCGGGCGGGCGGCCATCGCCGTCGGCGACCAGGAGACGATCGCCCGCGCCCACGCAGCGCTGGCCCCCGCGGCGGCCGAGCTTGCCGGGGCGGGCAGCGGCCTGCTCACCGTCGGCCCGGTCTCCCGGCACCTGACCGATCTCGCCGAGGCCCTGCGGTAG
- a CDS encoding class I SAM-dependent methyltransferase — protein MGHVDVDAFDSLLGDEGQALLSALRDYDPAKELATATRLRRDHPPALVSAALTQAALRQRAVAKFGPEDAHRMYFTPNGVEQSTRTSVAAYRASRFAEFGVRRMADLCCGIGGDAIALARAGISVLAVDRDPLTCAVTRANAEALGLAELIEVRCADVTEVDTRDFDAVFVDPARRGGRGRVFDPEAYSPPLSWAIEAARTTPRAALKIAPGVPHEAVPEDAEAEWISDHGHVKEAVLWFGTARPGLRRATLLPSGHSLIGTPLLPDPEPGPVGRWLYEPDGAVIRAHLVADVAARVGGRLIDPTIAYITTDELRPTPYATAYEITDVLPFNLKKLKALLREREVGVATIKKRGSAVEPEQLRKKLRLEGGNACTIVLTRSAGSPTMLLGHPAQTLPAGS, from the coding sequence ATGGGCCATGTGGACGTTGACGCCTTCGATTCACTGCTCGGCGACGAGGGGCAGGCGCTGCTCTCGGCGCTCCGCGACTACGACCCGGCGAAGGAGCTCGCCACCGCGACGCGGCTGCGCCGCGACCATCCCCCGGCGCTGGTCTCGGCGGCCCTGACCCAGGCCGCGCTGCGGCAGCGGGCGGTGGCCAAATTCGGCCCCGAGGACGCGCACCGCATGTACTTCACGCCGAACGGCGTCGAGCAGTCCACCCGCACCTCCGTGGCCGCGTACCGCGCCTCCCGCTTCGCGGAGTTCGGCGTCCGCCGCATGGCCGATCTGTGCTGCGGCATCGGCGGCGACGCGATCGCGCTCGCCCGCGCCGGGATCTCCGTACTCGCCGTCGATCGCGACCCGCTGACCTGCGCCGTCACCCGCGCCAACGCCGAGGCGCTCGGCCTGGCCGAGCTCATCGAGGTCCGCTGCGCCGATGTCACCGAGGTCGACACCCGGGACTTCGACGCGGTCTTCGTCGACCCGGCCCGGCGCGGCGGCCGGGGCCGCGTCTTCGACCCCGAGGCGTACTCCCCGCCCCTCTCCTGGGCCATCGAGGCCGCCCGCACCACGCCGCGCGCCGCCCTCAAGATCGCCCCCGGGGTGCCGCACGAGGCGGTCCCCGAGGACGCGGAGGCCGAGTGGATCTCGGACCACGGCCATGTGAAGGAGGCCGTCCTGTGGTTCGGCACCGCCCGCCCCGGGCTGCGCCGCGCCACGCTGCTGCCGAGCGGCCACTCCCTGATCGGCACCCCGCTCCTCCCCGACCCCGAGCCCGGCCCGGTCGGCCGCTGGCTCTACGAGCCGGACGGCGCCGTCATCCGCGCCCATCTCGTGGCCGATGTGGCGGCCCGCGTCGGCGGCCGTCTGATCGACCCGACGATCGCCTACATCACGACGGACGAGCTGCGCCCGACGCCGTACGCCACCGCGTACGAGATCACGGATGTGCTGCCGTTCAACCTGAAGAAGCTCAAGGCGCTGCTGCGGGAGCGGGAGGTCGGCGTCGCGACCATCAAGAAGCGGGGGTCGGCGGTCGAGCCGGAGCAGCTCCGCAAGAAGCTGCGCCTCGAGGGTGGGAACGCCTGCACGATCGTGCTGACGCGGTCGGCGGGCTCCCCCACGATGCTGCTGGGCCACCCGGCCCAGACCCTGCCCGCCGGGTCTTGA
- a CDS encoding arylamine N-acetyltransferase family protein — protein sequence MALDLDAYLTRIGWTGDRRPAPTVETLRAVHRAHLTSIPFENLDPLLGSAPSLAVPDLEAKLVRGRRGGYCYEHNTLLTAALTTLGFRVTGLTARVRVGAAPGTVRPRTHMLLLVGIPGEERRYVADVGFGSVGSLLEAVPLVADTEFHDGLRRHRYVREPYPEGLEDLWVFQTFLDGSWQDQYAFTREPFEASDYGVINWHVATNPRSPFQHTLHVQRTTLDRHLLLSGRTLVETYSDGSRKERELADNDEVLRVLAADFGIELPPGTALPD from the coding sequence ATCGCCCTTGATCTCGACGCCTATCTGACGCGTATCGGCTGGACGGGCGACCGGCGCCCCGCCCCCACTGTGGAGACGCTGCGGGCGGTGCATCGGGCGCACCTCACGTCCATACCGTTCGAGAACCTCGACCCCCTCCTCGGCTCGGCCCCCTCCCTCGCCGTCCCCGACCTCGAGGCCAAGCTGGTGCGCGGCCGGCGCGGCGGTTACTGCTACGAGCACAACACGCTGCTGACCGCCGCCCTCACCACCCTCGGCTTCCGGGTCACCGGCCTCACCGCCCGCGTCCGGGTCGGAGCGGCCCCCGGGACGGTCCGGCCACGCACCCACATGCTGCTGCTGGTCGGGATCCCGGGCGAGGAGCGGCGTTACGTCGCCGATGTGGGCTTCGGCAGCGTCGGCAGCCTCCTGGAGGCCGTGCCGCTCGTCGCCGACACCGAGTTCCACGACGGCCTCCGCCGCCATCGCTACGTCCGCGAGCCGTACCCGGAGGGGCTGGAGGACCTATGGGTGTTCCAGACGTTCCTCGACGGCTCCTGGCAGGACCAGTACGCCTTCACCCGCGAGCCCTTCGAGGCGTCCGACTACGGGGTCATCAACTGGCACGTCGCCACCAACCCGCGCTCGCCCTTCCAGCACACCCTCCACGTCCAGCGCACCACCCTGGACCGCCATCTCCTGCTGTCCGGGCGGACTCTCGTCGAGACCTACTCCGACGGCAGCCGTAAGGAGCGCGAACTCGCCGACAACGACGAGGTGCTGCGCGTTCTCGCCGCCGACTTCGGCATCGAACTGCCCCCGGGCACGGCCCTGCCGGACTGA
- a CDS encoding polysaccharide deacetylase family protein, which produces MAHSLRSQGSIRTALGARVGAIELKIAFVMMIKAGLSRCLVLTAAAAVLAGCGALGASGPHTRTGKAAGLLSSSSAGPHTVSGASGPPPLGGHEDGTPPSGPAAPGSAPGAFPDAYRRWGLDRPLTPPPRPPRVKPPLAAMWPPVPGLATVIRRVATTDRVVFLTLDDGIEKDPAFVDQARDLGLPFTQFLEDEVIGDHYGYFRRLRELGNRIGNHTLTHPKLAGQDYEFQLREICGQQDVLHYRLGLEPHLFRPPYGDYDWNTLRAAADCGLGKVVLWRAEMEPDGLVYRSGSGLRPGDIILAHFRGPDMLKGATMTDMITSLLREVQAQGFAVARLEDYI; this is translated from the coding sequence ATGGCCCATTCTCTCCGCTCCCAGGGGAGCATTCGCACCGCGCTCGGCGCGCGGGTCGGCGCGATAGAGCTGAAGATCGCTTTTGTGATGATGATCAAGGCTGGTCTTTCAAGGTGTCTGGTTCTCACCGCCGCCGCGGCCGTGCTCGCCGGCTGCGGGGCGCTCGGCGCTTCCGGGCCGCACACCCGGACAGGGAAGGCGGCCGGCCTTCTGTCGTCGTCCTCCGCCGGTCCGCACACCGTGTCCGGGGCCTCCGGGCCGCCGCCGTTGGGCGGGCACGAGGACGGCACGCCGCCATCGGGCCCGGCGGCGCCGGGCTCCGCGCCGGGCGCGTTCCCGGACGCGTACCGCCGCTGGGGGCTCGACCGGCCCCTGACCCCGCCGCCGCGCCCGCCCAGGGTCAAGCCACCGCTCGCCGCGATGTGGCCACCGGTACCCGGACTGGCGACGGTCATCCGCCGGGTCGCCACCACCGATCGGGTGGTTTTCCTGACGCTCGACGACGGGATCGAGAAGGACCCGGCCTTCGTCGACCAGGCCCGGGACCTCGGTCTGCCGTTCACGCAGTTCCTGGAGGACGAGGTGATCGGCGACCACTACGGCTACTTCCGCCGGCTGCGTGAGCTCGGGAACCGGATCGGCAACCACACCCTCACCCACCCCAAGCTCGCGGGCCAGGACTACGAATTCCAGCTCCGGGAGATCTGCGGTCAGCAGGACGTCCTCCACTACCGCCTCGGCCTGGAGCCCCACCTCTTCCGTCCGCCTTACGGGGACTACGACTGGAACACGCTGCGGGCGGCGGCGGACTGCGGGCTGGGGAAGGTGGTGCTGTGGCGCGCGGAGATGGAGCCCGACGGACTGGTGTACCGCTCGGGCAGCGGGCTCCGGCCCGGGGACATCATCCTCGCCCACTTCCGCGGCCCGGACATGTTGAAGGGCGCGACGATGACCGACATGATCACTTCGCTGCTGCGGGAGGTTCAGGCGCAGGGGTTCGCGGTGGCTCGGCTGGAGGACTACATCTGA
- a CDS encoding ATP-binding protein has translation MDSDHESDDRPPRRPPVPSRDPYVYTLQSSRHATSAKVCRDFVACVLNSVGQEELVDMATLCTSELATNAFLHAEGDSMMLRVVIEPPRFRVLVYDASAELPTAACLPEGDRLHGRGLGLVAALADAWGTAEGDAVGLYAKGVWFELAGKEEDGA, from the coding sequence ATGGATTCCGATCACGAGTCCGACGACCGTCCCCCACGCCGCCCACCCGTTCCCTCCAGGGATCCGTACGTCTACACCCTTCAGAGCAGCCGGCACGCGACCTCCGCCAAGGTCTGCCGGGACTTCGTCGCCTGCGTCCTGAACTCCGTGGGGCAGGAGGAGCTGGTCGACATGGCGACGCTGTGCACCTCGGAGCTGGCCACCAACGCCTTTCTGCACGCCGAGGGCGACTCCATGATGCTGCGCGTGGTGATCGAGCCACCCCGCTTCCGCGTCCTGGTCTACGACGCCTCCGCCGAACTCCCCACCGCCGCCTGCCTCCCCGAGGGGGACCGCCTCCACGGCCGCGGCCTCGGGCTGGTGGCGGCCCTGGCCGACGCATGGGGGACGGCGGAGGGGGACGCGGTGGGCTTGTACGCCAAGGGGGTCTGGTTCGAACTCGCGGGCAAGGAGGAGGACGGGGCTTAG
- a CDS encoding polysaccharide deacetylase family protein — protein MDNQLFDYSPIVERAPIHWPGGARVAFYVGLNVEHYAIDRPSTSIFPDTRALAPDPLNYGWRDYGPRVGIWRLIESLDRHQVRASVMLNSDVAERYPQIIRAGRERDWVWAAHGRNNSILQADMSPEEERAYLTEVIGTIEKATGRRPRGWLGPALTETFRTPGLLAELGLRYVLDWANDDQPYRLNVPGMLSVPYSIEVNDIQLFVGKSLSGPDFVRIVKDQLDQLYADSADSGRVMSLVLHPFVINQPFRHTYVDQALEYVVNHPGVWVTTSDEIADHYSGDL, from the coding sequence ATGGACAACCAGCTCTTCGACTACAGTCCCATCGTCGAACGCGCCCCGATCCACTGGCCCGGTGGCGCCCGGGTGGCCTTCTACGTCGGGCTGAACGTCGAGCACTACGCGATCGACCGCCCCTCCACCAGCATCTTCCCCGACACCCGGGCGCTGGCGCCCGATCCGCTGAACTACGGGTGGCGGGACTACGGGCCCCGGGTCGGGATCTGGCGGCTGATCGAGAGCCTGGACCGGCACCAGGTGCGGGCGAGCGTGATGCTCAACTCCGATGTCGCCGAGCGCTACCCCCAGATCATCCGGGCCGGGCGGGAACGGGACTGGGTGTGGGCCGCGCACGGCAGGAACAACTCGATCCTCCAGGCGGACATGTCCCCCGAGGAGGAGCGGGCCTACCTCACCGAGGTGATCGGCACCATCGAGAAGGCCACCGGCCGCAGGCCGCGCGGCTGGCTCGGGCCCGCGCTGACCGAGACCTTCCGCACCCCGGGACTCCTGGCCGAGCTGGGGCTGCGGTACGTACTGGACTGGGCCAACGACGACCAGCCGTACCGGCTGAACGTGCCGGGCATGCTGAGCGTGCCGTATTCGATCGAGGTCAACGACATCCAGCTCTTCGTCGGCAAGAGCCTCAGCGGGCCGGACTTCGTCCGGATCGTCAAGGACCAGCTCGACCAGCTCTACGCCGACTCGGCCGACAGCGGGCGGGTGATGTCGCTCGTGCTGCATCCGTTCGTGATCAATCAGCCCTTCCGGCACACATACGTGGACCAGGCGCTGGAGTACGTGGTGAACCACCCCGGAGTGTGGGTGACGACCAGCGACGAGATCGCCGACCACTACTCCGGGGACCTATAG